One genomic window of Branchiostoma floridae strain S238N-H82 chromosome 4, Bfl_VNyyK, whole genome shotgun sequence includes the following:
- the LOC118413651 gene encoding uncharacterized protein LOC118413651 yields the protein MNSNSNAKYQYVYNVFLYVLDCSINIAFYVVYGWAKSCDDVVSHYGYYRDDLGLKGHCYIDGFCGDGTVVATMTSSVTKEVKEMKTGNQPNYPHVGLGWTGQQITWGYDLNTSPHGHRGNWYTSSCCLTETPPTSGMLGATGATPSSSVRGRKCEDNIS from the exons ATGAACTCAAACTCAAACGCCAAGTACCAATATGTATACAATGTCTTCCTTTACGTTCTGGACTGCAGTATAAACATCGCGTtctat GTTGTGTACGGCTGGGCCAAGTCCTGTGATGACGTGGTGTCGCACTATGGCTACTACCGTGACGATCTGGGTCTGAAGGGACATTGTTACATCGATGGCTTCTGTGGCGACGGCACTGTGGTGGCCACCATGACCAGCAGCGTCACCAAGGAAGTCAAGGAAATGAAG ACCGGAAACCAACCGAACTACCCTCACGTGGGGCTGGGCTGGACAGGTCAGCAGATCACGTGGGGGTACGACCTGAACACGTCTCCTCATGGCCACAGGGGGAACTGGTACACCAGCTCCTGCTGTCTGACGGAAACACCGCCGACATCCGGGATGCTGGGAGCAACTGGCGCTACTCCATCCTCATCCGTTAGAGGAAGGAAATGCGAGGACAACATATCATAG
- the LOC118414573 gene encoding uncharacterized protein LOC118414573 isoform X1: MVHEEADDRFWLDPAGEPDSAHQTSVGVLVEERLTVDERIRSYNSRVNAANEQKFINYCKKKEDYGMIPPEPADSPGDTVGRESRDTGDTGSYGHLKEMEAQLYQISKAVGEEWTRLGQELGLEKSVLDNIIGDDNTQKALQMLKAWRTKTPYGPLHYLSQLEETLKNIGRLDLATTVQEAYKEYQNGVQLSELSPNLDEDKNWSLHLPGEGKYMCRRTGLGVVTPYPLNVTYRSANWSDYSWPLEGEEWMPVGPLFSIQCEDVEGPVDLLLPHVLADITEVTRQDLHVVHVVGNSPELLPVTKLTSSHAVTRFKKGSDFGLAGKKEKVRSVSRKGLFTAFRSLESSGISILNVYIVSNDRTVQATIEQDETKWHSSHCHTMPCHLYQGRKYYLKGVVTNGGDVSVSVKPEYLIFEDTLDNNKFYAPFRVEVSQDIWSSNTSRLHLELQEETNNDERKLISEVTLGHYTPSCTAEETDSGLSTPTELLESVKRRLLDTPSTSGGDISTGSLSRKRSTSTSSSSARMKKRKVSKPLRTDDGAGPSGMQTDSSVKDDVNDYFEDVVDAVSNKWDDLARKLGLTRNEIKVIETSERDNDHRCWEMLERWRQSKGREATREVLRQALIDIGERLTAERIYL, encoded by the exons ATGGTACATGAAGAAGCTGATGACCGGTTCTGGCTAGATCCGGCTGGTGAGCCGGACAGCGCCCACCAGACGTCAGTAGGGGTGTTAGTGGAGGAGAGGCTGACTGTGGACGAACGAATCAGGTCCTACAACAGCCGCGTGAACGCTGCGAATGAGCAG AAATTTATCAACTATTGCAAGAAAAAGGAGGACTATGGAATGATACCACCAGAACCAGCTGACAGCCCAGGTGACACAGTGGGTAGGGAAAGCAGAGATACTGGAGATACTGGCAGTTACGGACACCTCAAAGAAATGG AGGCCCAGTTGTACCAGATCAGCAAGGCTGTTGGTGAGGAATGGACCCGGCTGGGACAGGAGCTGGGACTTGAAAAGTCCGTCCTGGACAATATTATAGGTGACGACAACACCCAGAAGGCACTGCAGATGCTGAAGGCCTGGCGCACCAAGACTCCCTACGGACCGCTCCACTACCTGTCGCAGCTGGAGGAGACACTCAAGAACATCGGGAGACTGGATCTGGCTACAACTGTACAGGAGGCATACAAG GAATACCAGAATGGCGTGCAGCTATCAGAGCTCAGTCCAAACTTGGATGAAGACAAAAACTG GTCCCTACACCTGCCAGGTGAAGGGAAGTACATGTGCAGACGGACTGGCCTGGGTGTGGTGACACCCTACCCACTAAACGTGACCTACAGGAGTGCGAACTGGTCCGACTACAGCTGGCCGCTGGAAGGGGAGGAGTGGATGCCAGTGGGTCCGCTATTTTCTATCCAATGTGAGGACGTGGAGGGGCCGGTGGACCTCCTACTACCACACGTGCTCGCGGATATAACAG AAGTCACAAGGCAAGACTTACACGTCGTACACGTGGTGGGAAATTCCCCCGAGCTGCTGCCGGTTACAAAACTCACCTCTTCCCACGCGGTGACCAGGTTCAAGAAAGGAAGTGATTTTGGGTTGGCCGGAAAGAAGGAAAAAGTACGGAGTGTCTCTAGGAAAGGCTTATTCACGGCCTTTCGTTCCTTAGAGAGCTCCGGCATTTCCATACTGAACGTCTACATCGTCTCCAACGATAGGACCGTGCAAGCG ACCATTGAACAAGACGAGACGAAATGGCATTCATCACACTGCCACACCATGCCCTGCCATCTGTACCAAGGCCGTAAATACTACCTCAAGGGAGTGGTTACGAATGGCGGAGATGTGTCGGTGTCCGTAAAACCGGAG TACCTTATCTTTGAGGATACCCTGGACAATAACAAATTCTACGCACCGTTCCGCGTCGAAGTTAGCCAAGACATCTGGAGCAGCAACACCTCACGGCTacatttggaactgcaggaggaGACCAACAACGACGAACGGAAACTGATTTCAGAAGTGACGCTTG GGCACTACACGCCAAGCTGCACAGCAGAAGAAACTGACAGCGGTTTGTCGACACCAACAGAGCTGCTGGAGTCAGTGAAGAGGCGACTGCTGGATACACCGAGTACTTCAG GTGGTGACATCAGCACGGGAAGCCTGTCCAGGAAAAGATCTACAAGTACCTCGTCATCATCTGCTCGAATGAAAAAGAGAAAAGTATCTAAACCTCTGCGAACAGACGATGGAGCAGGTCCCAGTGGAATGCAGACGGACTCGAGTGTAAAAG ATGACGTAAACGATTACTTCGAGGACGTTGTTGATGCAGTCAGCAACAAGTGGGACGACTTGGCGCGGAAGCTGGGGCTCACCAGAAACGAGATCAAAGTTATTGAAACCTCGGAGCGTGACAATGACCACAGGTGCTGGGAAATGCTTGAAAGGTGGAGACAAAGCAAAGGAAGAGAAGCTACCAGAGAGGTTTTGAGGCAGGCGCTCATCGACATTGGCGAACGGTTGACAGCAGAGAGGATATACTTATAA
- the LOC118414573 gene encoding uncharacterized protein LOC118414573 isoform X2: MVHEEADDRFWLDPAGEPDSAHQTSVGVLVEERLTVDERIRSYNSRVNAANEQKKEDYGMIPPEPADSPGDTVGRESRDTGDTGSYGHLKEMEAQLYQISKAVGEEWTRLGQELGLEKSVLDNIIGDDNTQKALQMLKAWRTKTPYGPLHYLSQLEETLKNIGRLDLATTVQEAYKEYQNGVQLSELSPNLDEDKNWSLHLPGEGKYMCRRTGLGVVTPYPLNVTYRSANWSDYSWPLEGEEWMPVGPLFSIQCEDVEGPVDLLLPHVLADITEVTRQDLHVVHVVGNSPELLPVTKLTSSHAVTRFKKGSDFGLAGKKEKVRSVSRKGLFTAFRSLESSGISILNVYIVSNDRTVQATIEQDETKWHSSHCHTMPCHLYQGRKYYLKGVVTNGGDVSVSVKPEYLIFEDTLDNNKFYAPFRVEVSQDIWSSNTSRLHLELQEETNNDERKLISEVTLGHYTPSCTAEETDSGLSTPTELLESVKRRLLDTPSTSGGDISTGSLSRKRSTSTSSSSARMKKRKVSKPLRTDDGAGPSGMQTDSSVKDDVNDYFEDVVDAVSNKWDDLARKLGLTRNEIKVIETSERDNDHRCWEMLERWRQSKGREATREVLRQALIDIGERLTAERIYL, encoded by the exons ATGGTACATGAAGAAGCTGATGACCGGTTCTGGCTAGATCCGGCTGGTGAGCCGGACAGCGCCCACCAGACGTCAGTAGGGGTGTTAGTGGAGGAGAGGCTGACTGTGGACGAACGAATCAGGTCCTACAACAGCCGCGTGAACGCTGCGAATGAGCAG AAAAAGGAGGACTATGGAATGATACCACCAGAACCAGCTGACAGCCCAGGTGACACAGTGGGTAGGGAAAGCAGAGATACTGGAGATACTGGCAGTTACGGACACCTCAAAGAAATGG AGGCCCAGTTGTACCAGATCAGCAAGGCTGTTGGTGAGGAATGGACCCGGCTGGGACAGGAGCTGGGACTTGAAAAGTCCGTCCTGGACAATATTATAGGTGACGACAACACCCAGAAGGCACTGCAGATGCTGAAGGCCTGGCGCACCAAGACTCCCTACGGACCGCTCCACTACCTGTCGCAGCTGGAGGAGACACTCAAGAACATCGGGAGACTGGATCTGGCTACAACTGTACAGGAGGCATACAAG GAATACCAGAATGGCGTGCAGCTATCAGAGCTCAGTCCAAACTTGGATGAAGACAAAAACTG GTCCCTACACCTGCCAGGTGAAGGGAAGTACATGTGCAGACGGACTGGCCTGGGTGTGGTGACACCCTACCCACTAAACGTGACCTACAGGAGTGCGAACTGGTCCGACTACAGCTGGCCGCTGGAAGGGGAGGAGTGGATGCCAGTGGGTCCGCTATTTTCTATCCAATGTGAGGACGTGGAGGGGCCGGTGGACCTCCTACTACCACACGTGCTCGCGGATATAACAG AAGTCACAAGGCAAGACTTACACGTCGTACACGTGGTGGGAAATTCCCCCGAGCTGCTGCCGGTTACAAAACTCACCTCTTCCCACGCGGTGACCAGGTTCAAGAAAGGAAGTGATTTTGGGTTGGCCGGAAAGAAGGAAAAAGTACGGAGTGTCTCTAGGAAAGGCTTATTCACGGCCTTTCGTTCCTTAGAGAGCTCCGGCATTTCCATACTGAACGTCTACATCGTCTCCAACGATAGGACCGTGCAAGCG ACCATTGAACAAGACGAGACGAAATGGCATTCATCACACTGCCACACCATGCCCTGCCATCTGTACCAAGGCCGTAAATACTACCTCAAGGGAGTGGTTACGAATGGCGGAGATGTGTCGGTGTCCGTAAAACCGGAG TACCTTATCTTTGAGGATACCCTGGACAATAACAAATTCTACGCACCGTTCCGCGTCGAAGTTAGCCAAGACATCTGGAGCAGCAACACCTCACGGCTacatttggaactgcaggaggaGACCAACAACGACGAACGGAAACTGATTTCAGAAGTGACGCTTG GGCACTACACGCCAAGCTGCACAGCAGAAGAAACTGACAGCGGTTTGTCGACACCAACAGAGCTGCTGGAGTCAGTGAAGAGGCGACTGCTGGATACACCGAGTACTTCAG GTGGTGACATCAGCACGGGAAGCCTGTCCAGGAAAAGATCTACAAGTACCTCGTCATCATCTGCTCGAATGAAAAAGAGAAAAGTATCTAAACCTCTGCGAACAGACGATGGAGCAGGTCCCAGTGGAATGCAGACGGACTCGAGTGTAAAAG ATGACGTAAACGATTACTTCGAGGACGTTGTTGATGCAGTCAGCAACAAGTGGGACGACTTGGCGCGGAAGCTGGGGCTCACCAGAAACGAGATCAAAGTTATTGAAACCTCGGAGCGTGACAATGACCACAGGTGCTGGGAAATGCTTGAAAGGTGGAGACAAAGCAAAGGAAGAGAAGCTACCAGAGAGGTTTTGAGGCAGGCGCTCATCGACATTGGCGAACGGTTGACAGCAGAGAGGATATACTTATAA
- the LOC118414564 gene encoding LOW QUALITY PROTEIN: antiviral innate immune response receptor RIG-I-like (The sequence of the model RefSeq protein was modified relative to this genomic sequence to represent the inferred CDS: inserted 1 base in 1 codon), with protein MESKHRDILQRRLPDIRRDLRVTHVVNKLIERGILLPSMKQEVIKQELTHEERADELIDLLQTRGPTAFPVFCEILQETYPHLADLLQEESDASQPKPTLSGGSVPATAVASTSHIEGSVVPASSPIQQPTRRGPSLFIIHAGEDKKSFVRPLHKALLGQNLHEEEIFFDEVSISTGENISEKIMSTLESESLKLVTIVISNHLLDKYWPRLEYEKSLFHQKKFYPIWLDQNTDNFETFSKKVGNRFPLLKKTRAHRIQYDNIAEDITEVAVKIVQLLSDQGYPGTKRKRQSMERFGRNKDLAKVPRPTYGAAADSEEDTPNISIPTEAPTTIGLDVNKVKPPSTALQEAGFDFDEKQGKEGCEKMTPLQATKPPGEQQELKDIPMRDYQMELATPALEGRNTIICAPTGSGKTRVAIKITRNHLEGGAAFVGAGEDARRRVVFLLNKVPLVEQQYNAFREYLSPKYDILPLSGETTADIPVGETLPDYDVIILTAQVLENALRDELITLDTFSMLIFDECHHCQKNDPYNAIMTRYIKQKVEQSSARLPQIIGLTASLGVGKAKSQKEAVEHILGACANLDAAWISQVVEHKDELEKYNQKPEEEVKPVSGRSEDPFAERVNMIMEGIENTLAIEASKHLTTAELKPPRQREKQAYXQWVVTLARKGAIITEDDKVSRAIHAATEHLRKYFDALAINADARTKDALQYLEKFVTDLQKEGFDGTDEDLVKHFIEAKGYLQEYAADPKYSNPKLDELKNMILQAYAEKPDSRCLLFCKTRALTIALLTWMQEDPDLRKLNPGRLVGAGASESTGGMTQNQQVELLELFNTGGHKIVISTSVAEEGIDIAKCNFVFRYDYVGNEIGKVQTRGRGRAEGSKSVLIAGREGGNVLKEKLNTIREKLMEKAMLQVWHMQREQQEVFMKEVRRLQEESKKERDLAQALTEMQRKTKKIRGKGMRLLCVKCKEFACNVSDFRKVKENHHVVVDKTFPQRIIIKPHPPKKIDDWEKNGKVYCRNCRQDWGIQMVYRQASFPTLKIESFVIEKSDGQRLTCRKWKNAPFYVEGITPDDISGMLETPEEEEEDEPMFD; from the exons ATGGAGTCCAAGCACCGAGACATTCTCCAAAGAAGACTGCCTGACATCAGACGAGATTTGAGAGTGACCCACGTAGTGAACAAGCTGATAGAACGAGGTATTCTGCTGCCGTCAATGAAACAGGAGGTCATAAAACAGGAACTAACACACGAAGAGCGAGCGGACGAACTTATTGACCTGCTACAGACCAGAGGCCCAACTGCATTCCCCGTGTTTTGTGAAATCCTGCAGGAAACCTATCCTCATCTGGCAGACTTGTTGCAGGAAGAGAGTGATGCAA GTCAACCTAAGCCAACCTTGTCCGGAGGCTCTGTTCCTGCCACAGCTGTGGCAAGTACAAGTCATATTGAAGGCAGTGTCGTACCAGCATCCTCACCAATACAACAACCCACCAGAAGAG GGCCCAGCTTGTTCATCATCCACGCCGGAGAGGACAAGAAGTCATTTGTCCGACCGCTTCACAAAGCTCTACTGGGTCAAAATCTACATGAAGAGGAGATCTTCTTTGATGAGGTGTCAATCAGCACAGGAGAGAACATTTCAGAGAAAATCATGTCCACGcttgaaagtgaaagtttgaAGCTGGTTACTATTGTCATAAGTAATCATCTGCTGGATAAGTACTGGCCTAGACTAGAGTATGAAAAGTCCTTGTTTCATCAAAAGAAATTCTACCCGATTTGGCTGGATCAAAACACAgacaactttgaaacttttaGCAAAAAGGTCGGCAACCGCTTCCCCTTGTTGAAGAAGACCCGCGCTCACCGTATCCAATATGACAACATTGCAGAAGACATCACAGAAGTTGCCGTCAAAATTGTGCAGTTACTGTCAGATCAGGGGTACCCGG GTACAAAGAGAAAGAGGCAGTCGATGGAACGTTTTGGCCGGAACAAAGACTTAGCAAAAG TTCCCAGGCCGACATACGGAGCAGCTGCAGACTCAGAAGAGGACACACCTAACATCTCTATCCCGACAGAAGCGCCGACCACAATTGGTCTGGATGTGAACAAGGTCAAACCGCCATCAACGGCCTTACAAGAAGCCGGTTTTGATTTTGATGAGAAGCAGGGTAAAGAAG GATGTGAAAAGATGACGCCTCTACAAGCCACCAAACCGCCTGGCGAACAACAAGAACTGAAGGACATCCCCATGCGAGACTACCAGATGGAGCTGGCAACACCAGCACTGGAAGGCCGGAACACCATCATCTGCGCACCTACCGGTAGTGGCAAGACTCGCGTGGCCATCAAAATCACTCGGAATCATCTGGAAGGCGGTGCCGCCTTTG TGGGAGCAGGTGAGGATGCACGGCGGCGTGTGGTGTTCCTGCTCAACAAGGTGCCGCTGGTGGAACAGCAGTACAACGCGTTCCGGGAATACCTAAGTCCCAA GTACGACATTTTGCCCCTTAGTGGCGAAACTACAGCCGACATTCCAGTTGGGGAGACTCTTCCCGATTACGACGTCATCATCTTGACTGCCCAGGTTCTGGAGAACGCCTTGAGGGACGAGCTGATCACGCTGGACACGTTCTCCATGCTGATCTTTGACGAGTGTCACCACTGCCAGAAGAACGATCCGTACAACGCCATCATGACCAGGTACATAAAGCAGAAGGTGGAGCAGAGCAGCGCAAGGCTGCCACAG ATCATCGGCCTGACCGCCTCCCTGGGTGTGGGGAAGGCGAAGAGTCAGAAGGAAGCCGTGGAACATATCCTGGGAGCGTGCGCCAACCTGGACGCAGCGTGGATTTCTCAGGTTGTAGAGCACAAAGACGAACTGGAGAAATATAATCAAAAGCCTGAAGAAG aagtgaaaccagTGAGTGGAAGAAGTGAAGACCCGTTTGCAGAGAGGGTAAACATGATCATGGAGGGCATTGAGAACACACTGGCTATAGAAG CATCAAAGCATCTGACAACAGCAGAGCTGAAGCCACCCCGTCAAAGAGAGAAACAGGCGT GACAGTGGGTGGTGACCCTAGCTAGAAAGGGTGCAATCATCACCGAGGATGATAAAGTCAGCCGAGCCATCCACGCCGCCACAGAACACCTTAGA AAGTACTTCGATGCTCTCGCCATCAACGCTGACGCGCGGACCAAAGATGCTCTGCAGTACCTTGAGAAATTCGTGACTGATCTGCAAAAAGAAGGTTTTGACGGCACTGATGAAGATCTGGTGAAGCACTTCATAG AGGCAAAAGGGTACCTTCAGGAATATGCTGCAGATCCGAAGTACTCCAACCCGAAACTGGACGAGCTGAAAAACATGATCCTCCAGGCGTACGCAGAGAAGCCCGACTCCCGCTGCCTGCTGTTCTGTAAGACCCGAGCTCTCACCATCGCCCTACTCACGTGGATGCAGGAGGACCCCGATCTTAGAAAGCTCAACCCGGGAAGGCTCGTGGGCGCTGGAGCCAGTGAGAGCACAGGAG GCATGACACAAAATCAGCAGGTGGAGCTGCTGGAGCTATTCAACACTGGAGGCCACAAGATTGTCATCTCCACCTCTGTGGCAGAGGAAGGCATAGACATCGCCAAGTGCAACTTCGTGTTCCGCTATGACTATGTGGGCAACGAGATAGGCAAGGTGCAGACCAGAG GACGTGGTCGTGCTGAGGGCAGTAAGTCCGTGCTGATCGCTGGAAGAGAAGGCGGAAATGTCCTGAAGGAAAAG TTGAACACCATTCGGGAGAAGCTGATGGAGAAGGCCATGCTGCAGGTGTGGCACATGCAGAGGGAACAACAGGAAGTGTTCATGAAGGAGGTCCGACGTCTGCAAGAAGAGTCCAAGAAGGAAAGAGATCTCGCACAGGCGCTGACGGAAATGCAGAGGAAAACCAA GAAGATCCGTGGAAAGGGGATGAGGCTGCTGTGTGTGAAGTGCAAGGAGTTCGCCTGCAATGTCAGCGACTTCCGCAAGGTCAAGGAGAACCATCACGTGGTGGTGGACAAAACGTTTCCCCAACGGATCATCATCAAGCCCCACCCACCCAAGAAGATTGACGACTGGGAAAAGAACGGAAAAGTATACTGCAG AAACTGCAGACAAGACTGGGGAATACAGATGGTGTACAGACAGGCCAGCTTCCCCACCCTGAAGATCGAGTCTTTCGTCATTGAGAAGTCGGACGGACAGAGACTGACCTGCCGGAAGTGGAAAAACGCACCCTTTTATGTCGAAGGCATCACCCCTGACGACATTTCCGGGATGCTGGAGACGCcggaagaagaggaggaagatgaaCCAATGTTCGACTGA